One region of Passer domesticus isolate bPasDom1 chromosome 19, bPasDom1.hap1, whole genome shotgun sequence genomic DNA includes:
- the ERAL1 gene encoding GTPase Era, mitochondrial, whose protein sequence is MAAPMAAAAAQAALRAAGAAGAAAAGPLRLPAARLAGSRRNGSSSALGGILIVPSRWNGSSSALGGILSVPSRWNGSSSALGGILSVPSRWNGSSSALGSLLGIPAEAPPAALGQHPPPVATDGEEQKRLLENRPDQPRQPRALRVAVIGAPNAGKSTLCNQLLGRKVFPVSRKVHTTRCKARGVITHQDTQLIILDTPGLTNPLKAKRHNLDEAMLTDPWDSMKHADLVLVLVDVSDHWTRNSLSKEVLRCLSQFPHIPSVLVLNKVDMLKKKFLLLEIATDLTEGIVNGKKLEVISSPLKQDSRSSAKFPLRVTEAFPPESKVPGSPLGQEKSQAQEGSALDKSSDAGTGEGPQHHGPKDLKDVKGWPHFQEIFMLAALRGEEVDTLKSYLLMQAKPGPWEFHSDVLTSQSPREICDNIIREKVLEYLPLEVPYGVTQVTDVWEEGECGELLIVQSLLVPRESHKRMLIGRGGKVISRIAREAGQDLMNTFLCEVRLKLQVQVKG, encoded by the exons ATGGCGGCTCCCAtggccgcggccgccgcccaGGCCGCGCTCCGGGCCGCCGGTGCCGCCGGTgccgccgcggcggggccgctccgccTGCCAGCAG CTCGCCTCGCGGGGAGCCGCCGGAACGGGAGCAGCTCGGCTCTGGGTGGGATCCTGATTGTTCCCAGCCGCTGGAACGGGAGCAGCTCGGCTCTGGGCGGGATCCTCAGCGTTCCCAGCCGCTGGAACGGGAGCAGCTCGGCTCTGGGCGGGATCCTGAGCGTTCCCAGCCGCTGGAACGGGAGCAGCTCGGCTCTGGGCAGCCTCCTGGGCATCCCCGCCGAGGCCCCGCCCGCCGCTCTGGGCCAGCACCCGCCGCCCGTGGCCACCGACGGAG AGGAGCAGAAACGGCTGCTGGAGAACCGTCCCGACCAgccgcggcagccccgggcGCTGAGGGTCGCCGTCATCGGCGCTCCCAACGCCGGGAAATCCACGCTCTGCAACCAGCTCCTGGGCAGGAAG GTGTTCCCAGTCTCCAGGAAGGTGCACACCACCCGCTGCAAGGCCCGGGGTGTCATCACCCACCAGGACACGCAGCTG ATCATTCTGGACACACCTGGCCTCACAAATCCCTTAAAAGCCAAAAG GCATAATCTCGATGAAGCCATGCTGACAGACCCATGGGACAGCATGAAACATGCAGATTTAG TCCTGGTTCTGGTGGACGTGTCAGATCACTGGACAAGGAACTCTCTGAGCAAGGAGGTGCTCAGGTGCCTGTCTCAGTTCCCCCACATCCCCAGTGTGCTGGTCCTGAACAAG GTGGATATGCTAAAGAAGAAGTTTCTCCTGCTGGAAATAGCCACTGACCTGACAGAGGGGATTGTAAATGGAAAGAAACTGGAAGTGATATCTTCTCCACTCAAGCAGGATTCCCGTTCTTCAGCAAAGTTTCCCCTTCGTGTCACTGAGGCTTTTCCACCTGAAAGCAAGGTGCCAGGGTCTCCCCTTGGGCAGGAAAAGAGCCAGGCCCAGGAGGGCTCTGCTTTGGACAAGAGCAGTGATGCTGGCACGGGGGAAGGGCCCCAGCACCATGGACCCAAGGACCTGAAAGATGTGAAAGGCTGGCCACACTTCCAGGAGATCTTCATGCTGGCAGCTCTCCGTGGGGAGGAGGTGGACACACTCAAG AGTTACCTCCTGATGCAAGCCAAGCCAGGCCCTTGGGAATTCCACAGCGACGTCCTGACCAGCCAGTCCCCTCGAGAGATCTGTGATAATATCATCAGGGAGAAGGTCCTGGAGTACCTGCCCCTGGAAGTGCCTTATGGAGTCACTCAG GTGACAGACGTGTGGGAGGAGGGAGAGTGTGGGGAGCTCCTCATCGTGCAGAGCCTCCTGGTGCCAAGGGAGTCTCATAAG AGGATGTTGATTGGAAGAGGAGGAAAGGTCATCAGCAGGATTGCTCGGGAGGCTGGCCAGGACCTGATGAACACTTTCCTGTGTGAGGTGCGCCtgaagctgcaggtgcaggtgaagggttga